A window of Flavobacterium psychrophilum genomic DNA:
ATACTGGTTTTACCTGTTTCTACCTGAGTAATATTAAGTAATTCGCCTGTAGTACGCAAAAGTCTGTTTGCATCGTCTTTAATGCTGTCTATTAAATTGTGCTGTTCTTCATTAAGGCTGCCTGTTTGTTCATTTTCTAATAATTGCAAACTCATTTTCATGGATGCAATAGGTGTCTTAAATTCGTGGGATACTGTCGCTATAAAATTTGTCTTTGCTGCATCCAGTTCTTTATGTGCGGTAATATTTCTTAAAATGATGACCGATCCAATTTTCTTTACATCTGTTTCCCCTGCCGGGATTATAGATATTGGAATGATATCTTTCTCAAAATAGCTTTCGCGGTTATTGGCATATATCTTAAGGGGCTGTTCTTTTAGTTGAGATTGCTGTGGATTAACAACCTCTTTGGTCAGGTTTCGTATAAGATCGTTACTAAGTGCTGTTTCCTGTGCCGGTTTGCCTATAAGGTCGGTACTTTTAAGCCCGGTAATCTTTAATGCTTCATCATTAGCAAAGAGTACAGTATAATTTTCATCAAGGCCAATAACAGGATCGTGCATGTTATTAATAAGTGTTTCAATACGCTTCTTTTCCATCATAAGCTTAGAGAAATCGCTGGCATTATATTCCTGTAATTTTCCTGCCATAGAGTTAAACGATTTTGCAAGGGTAGAAAATTCATCATGACCTTTAAAATACACACGTTGCGAATAATTCTTAGCGGCAATCTGACGAATACTTTCGGTAAGGTCGCGGATAGGGTTGGCTATATATCCGGGAAGGTTAACAATAAGCGTAAAGCCAATAACAAAACAGAATGAACTTACTAATGACATCCACATAATAGAATTGTCGGCAGTTTTGGCAGCACTGTTACTCTTTCGCTGAATGGCATCCATATTCAGTTTCATGATACCGTTAAGATCAGATCGAACCCTTTCAAGCAAAGCAATATTTTTGGGTTCTTTCTCAAAGTCATTAAAATGTTCAGAAAGATTATCTGTCAATTCGCTTTCGCCTATTTCAGTAACATTTTTTTGCTGCTTCTGCAAGTAGGCTTTAAACTTAGCTAAGTCGGGACCTGTTTCCTGTTCATCCAGAATGCGATACATATTGCGTGAATAATCAAGCGAATGGTAGTTGTCTGTCAGTATATTTTTGGTTTCTCCGGCAAGTACATTAACCTGACGGATACCTATTGCCGATAGTGCTGTAATCATAAAAAATAACAGGCTTACGGCTATAATGAGTTTGGTTTTTATTTTCATTTTTTATGACAGGATAATAAGGTCAATATCACTCGAAGATAATTTATTTAGCAGTTTGTTGAAAATGTTTGTAGATAAAATAACCTTAAGCAAAGTTAGCCTGGGTTTGCCTATACAAATGGTCGTTGCTTTAAGAATTTCTGCCTGTTGTGTTATAGTTGTGGTTACATGACTGTTTTCAATTTTAATTACTTCGGCTCCAAGTTCTGTAGCCAGCTTAAAATTGTTTATCAGGTGTCGTTGCCTGTCAAGCGGAATCCTGTCAGCACTCTCATTGGGTGTCTGTACATACAATACAAACCATTTACTATTATAGTAATTGGCAAGACGTGCTGTTTTACGAATTACCGTACGTGCTGTTTTATGGTTGCTGCCAATACAAGCTAAAAAGCGCTCATGTTTAAACGATGATCCACCTGCAATTTCGGTTTCTACTTTACGTTCTACCTGGCTTGCTACTTCTTTTAGTGCTAGTTCACGAAGCTGTAATATATGTTCCGGTTTAAAGAAGTTTTTAAGAGCTGATGCAATCT
This region includes:
- a CDS encoding histidine kinase gives rise to the protein MKIKTKLIIAVSLLFFMITALSAIGIRQVNVLAGETKNILTDNYHSLDYSRNMYRILDEQETGPDLAKFKAYLQKQQKNVTEIGESELTDNLSEHFNDFEKEPKNIALLERVRSDLNGIMKLNMDAIQRKSNSAAKTADNSIMWMSLVSSFCFVIGFTLIVNLPGYIANPIRDLTESIRQIAAKNYSQRVYFKGHDEFSTLAKSFNSMAGKLQEYNASDFSKLMMEKKRIETLINNMHDPVIGLDENYTVLFANDEALKITGLKSTDLIGKPAQETALSNDLIRNLTKEVVNPQQSQLKEQPLKIYANNRESYFEKDIIPISIIPAGETDVKKIGSVIILRNITAHKELDAAKTNFIATVSHEFKTPIASMKMSLQLLENEQTGSLNEEQHNLIDSIKDDANRLLRTTGELLNITQVETGKTSINISSCDITTIAAETIDSHKTAAIYKNITLQSQIPNDLPEVLADGEKTQWILSNLISNAIRYSYEDTVVTIIAAVQEHTISVSVKDNGPGIAENYLDKIFDKYFRVPGTQKEGTGLGLAISKEFMEAQGGTIKVSSNPGEGSNFTLVFKRAY